The sequence TTCTGTCGAACTTATTATTCCTCTTTTAACATTTTTGAGTGAGATAAAATAATTGTTTTATAATCAATAGAGTTGTGTGAAAAATATTAAGACAATATTGATTTTCAGGGAAACAGGTGTTTTCTTGCATCAGTACAGAATGGGAGAATTTCAATGTTTTTAAAAATCATTCCTATTCACAGTAAATTTTGGATTAAAGATAAGAAAAGTACAAGCTCTGCTAGCTATTTGTGAAATTAATTATAATGAAATTCTGTCTACCAGTTCTGAAAGAGAAATATCAAGAGCATAAGCAATAACAGAAATAGTAGTTAGGCTGGAAGAAACTTTACCATTTTCGATCTTGCTTATATATTGTCTGTCTTTTCCAATCAGATTACCAAATTCTGTCTGTGAAAGTTTATTTTTCTTACGGAATAATTCAACCTGCTTGCCAAGTGCCGCAGGGATCTTTGTTTTTAATTCCTTGATTTTATTTTCGTCAACATTTTTCACTTATGCAAAGTGAATTATAAAATACTACATTTTTGTAACCTTATAATACTGCATTTTGTATATTTGCCAAAACAGATTTTATTAAAATGTCAAATTTTTAATTGAAATAATATATTAAACTCCCTGTTTATAGATGTTTCATGTGAAAGCGATAGTAAAAGAATGGAAATATGGGGTTTTCCCTATTGTGTGATATTAGAAATGCTTTTATTTTTGGCAAAACAAAATACAAATAATGATGAAATAACAATTTTATTTTATGATAATATGCCACTTACAAAATAATCTATAGACAACTCTGAAAGAAGGTAATATTCTTACCAAGCTGATTTCTAAATCATCTCTTCAATCTTAATTTTTTTCCTTCATTATTTGAAAGATAAAAGTAAACCATTCTGATTTTACGACATGTTTTGGCGCTATACGTTAGTTACTTTGTTGTAACCCAATAAAACATTTAAATTATACTATATGAAATCATTAGAACTATCAGGTTAAAATACTCTAATCATTCGAAACAAAAGATCTTCCCTTAAGATCTTAAAAAACTAACCAATAAAAAAACATTAAATTTTATGAAAAAGAAAATTACAAGTGCATATTGTATATGCGTGGCGACAGGTCTTTTTGCTCAGGAGGTACTCTGGCAAAAAGACATTCAATCCACTACCCAGGATTTTCTAAGTCAGGTGACTACGACCATCGATCAACAGTATCTTATTACAGGCAGCTCTATACAGAGCGACAAACTCCAACAGGGCAATAAACAAAACAACGGCTATGATTTCCATCTGGTGAAGCTGAACCAACAGGGAGAACAGGTCTGGGAAAAGTATTTCTCAGGACAAAATCACGATTATTTATCTACAACAGTAAGCACTCAGGATGGTGGATTTCTCTTAGCCGGAACTTCTTATTCAGGAAAAGGACTTGATAAGAAAGATGATTCCAAAGGCGGTTCCGATATCTGGCTCATCCGGATCAATGAATTCGGGGATGAATTATGGCAGAAAACATTGGGCACTTCTTCTGATGAGGAAGCTAAATCTGTTATTCAAACGACAGACTTAGGCTTTTTTGTCGCCGGAAATGTCCAGAACTCTTCCAAAGGCTATGGTTCCAAAGATATCTGGATAACCAGACTCGACAAAGACGGTAAAGAACTCTCTCAATTGATATTGGGTGGAAAAGGCTTAGACGAAGTCGAAAAAATGATTCCCACCAAAGACGGCGGAGCTTTATTGGGTATTTATTCAAGAAGTTCCGAGGTTAAGGATTCTGGGATAAGAAATACTGAAGTAAAATCTTCAGATGAAAGATTAGTGAGTTCAACAGCCATAAGCCAGATGCCAAAAGCCAGCAGCAACTTCGGTGAAGGGGATTACTGGATTGTCAAACTGGATAAAAATGGAAAAGTAGAATGGGAAAAGAACTTTGGAGGTAAGGGAGACGACCATATCAGAACCCTGGCTTTAACTGCAAACGGATTTATCATCGGTGGAGAATCCCGATCAGAACGATCAGGAAACAAAACAGTAGGCACCCAAGAAGGAACAGACCTTTGGCTGATTGCCCTTAATGAAAGAGGCGATGAGCAGTGGCAAAAGTCCTACAATTTCAAAAATCGTGATATTCTGATGGGAATGAGTGTGATCCAGAGTCAAGAGCCGAGAGCCAAGAATCAAGACATCACTAAAGGAATCTTATTAGGCGGCTATACCCAGGCCGAGGGAAGAATAGAAAAAGATGATGAGACCTTCTGGATGCTGTACCTGGATGACAATGGAAATGAACAGTGGAGAAAACATATAACAGGAGAATCCCGACAAAAAGAGGAAAGACTTTCAGATTTAAAGCTGAATAGAGATGGTTCTATTGTGTTAGCGGGAACCAGTGCAAAAGAATTAGGGAAAGAAAACTGGAAGATTGTAAAGCTTGGCGACAAGCAGGTAAGTGATCTGATTGCCAAATATGAAATGAAGATCTACCCTAACCCGGTATCAGA is a genomic window of Chryseobacterium nakagawai containing:
- a CDS encoding helix-turn-helix domain-containing protein: MKNVDENKIKELKTKIPAALGKQVELFRKKNKLSQTEFGNLIGKDRQYISKIENGKVSSSLTTISVIAYALDISLSELVDRISL
- a CDS encoding T9SS type A sorting domain-containing protein, whose amino-acid sequence is MKKKITSAYCICVATGLFAQEVLWQKDIQSTTQDFLSQVTTTIDQQYLITGSSIQSDKLQQGNKQNNGYDFHLVKLNQQGEQVWEKYFSGQNHDYLSTTVSTQDGGFLLAGTSYSGKGLDKKDDSKGGSDIWLIRINEFGDELWQKTLGTSSDEEAKSVIQTTDLGFFVAGNVQNSSKGYGSKDIWITRLDKDGKELSQLILGGKGLDEVEKMIPTKDGGALLGIYSRSSEVKDSGIRNTEVKSSDERLVSSTAISQMPKASSNFGEGDYWIVKLDKNGKVEWEKNFGGKGDDHIRTLALTANGFIIGGESRSERSGNKTVGTQEGTDLWLIALNERGDEQWQKSYNFKNRDILMGMSVIQSQEPRAKNQDITKGILLGGYTQAEGRIEKDDETFWMLYLDDNGNEQWRKHITGESRQKEERLSDLKLNRDGSIVLAGTSAKELGKENWKIVKLGDKQVSDLIAKYEMKIYPNPVSDYAYVEIGFDFKEADIMLYDMSGRQLQNFKTKNRVTKINTQALIQGAYLVTIKTDTNKTASAKLIKK